One part of the Desulfonema ishimotonii genome encodes these proteins:
- a CDS encoding ComF family protein → MWRYRKHSDAGPRISSLATDLLHGLFNLIFPPKCAACGTLFHLPPDRDIYTEKIQTLSGGEILSPVLCPDCRKDVTSPEKPVYGSQLMPPRRFRIAWSCGLYQREGALGKIIRRYKYNRRLYLADPLGRLLFGAFLRRWRTRGMNCITPVPLHIRKMKERGFNQVWLMIRDWPRLAEQFGTDLGGGVICRELLLRTRKTRPQAGLDRKRRASNISGAFQLHAGADVRGKKILLVDDVITTGATADECTRVLLAAGAEYVGVLTLARAGKTDDDGV, encoded by the coding sequence ATGTGGCGATACCGGAAACATTCTGATGCCGGACCGCGCATTTCCAGCCTGGCAACCGACCTGTTGCACGGGCTGTTCAACCTCATTTTTCCGCCCAAATGCGCTGCCTGCGGCACATTGTTTCATCTCCCGCCGGACAGGGATATTTACACAGAAAAAATTCAGACGCTCTCTGGCGGGGAAATTCTCTCCCCGGTGCTGTGCCCGGACTGCCGAAAGGATGTAACCTCTCCTGAAAAGCCGGTTTACGGCAGCCAGCTCATGCCGCCCAGACGGTTCAGAATCGCGTGGTCCTGCGGGCTTTACCAGCGGGAGGGGGCGCTGGGGAAGATCATTCGCCGGTATAAGTACAACAGGCGGCTGTATCTGGCAGATCCTCTGGGCCGCCTGCTCTTCGGGGCCTTTCTGCGCCGCTGGCGGACGCGGGGGATGAACTGCATCACACCGGTCCCCCTGCATATCCGCAAAATGAAAGAGCGGGGCTTCAACCAGGTCTGGCTGATGATCCGGGACTGGCCGCGTCTGGCGGAGCAGTTTGGGACAGATCTGGGCGGCGGGGTCATCTGCCGGGAGCTTCTGCTCAGAACCCGCAAAACCCGTCCCCAGGCCGGGCTGGACCGGAAAAGACGGGCGTCCAATATCAGCGGCGCGTTTCAGCTTCATGCGGGGGCGGATGTCCGGGGGAAAAAAATCCTCCTGGTGGATGATGTCATCACCACCGGCGCAACCGCTGACGAATGCACACGGGTGCTGCTGGCGGCCGGCGCGGAATATGTGGGGGTGCTGACACTGGCACGGGCGGGCAAAACGGACGACGACGGCGTCTGA
- the icd gene encoding isocitrate dehydrogenase (NADP(+)) gives MGEKITKNSDGTLNIPDTPIIPFIEGDGIGPDIWHAARKVMDSAIEIAYGGKKKAEWLEVDAGEKSYKKNGEWLPERTLETIREYVVAIKGPMTTPVGKGIRSLNVAIRQKLDLYACVRPVKYIDPVPNPMKHPEKVDMVIFRENTEDLYAGIEWESGSEEARSLIAFLKERMGTDIAPESGIGIKPISPGNTKRLVASAIKYAIEQGYSSVTLMHKGNIMKFTEGAFSTWGYAVAKEQFADRVITEAELYEKYDGVRPEGKIIIKDRIADMLFQQVLLRPDEYGVIATPNLNGDYISDALAAQVGGLGMAPGANIGDECAVFEATHGTAPKYAGLDKVNPSSLILSGAMMLDYMGWHEAATLIRDGIAATIKAGTVTYDLARQISGATEKKCSEFADGIVSSMKSL, from the coding sequence ATGGGAGAAAAAATTACCAAAAACAGTGATGGCACGCTGAACATACCGGATACACCGATCATTCCCTTTATCGAGGGGGACGGCATTGGCCCGGACATCTGGCACGCGGCCCGGAAGGTGATGGACAGCGCAATTGAAATCGCCTACGGCGGCAAAAAAAAGGCCGAATGGCTGGAGGTGGACGCCGGGGAAAAGAGCTATAAGAAGAACGGCGAATGGCTTCCGGAGCGGACGCTGGAGACCATCCGGGAATATGTGGTGGCCATCAAGGGCCCCATGACCACGCCCGTGGGCAAAGGCATCCGAAGCCTGAACGTGGCGATCCGCCAGAAGCTGGATCTCTACGCCTGTGTTCGGCCCGTGAAATACATCGACCCGGTTCCCAACCCCATGAAACACCCCGAAAAGGTGGATATGGTCATCTTCCGGGAGAACACCGAGGATCTGTATGCCGGCATCGAGTGGGAGTCCGGCTCGGAAGAGGCCAGAAGCCTCATCGCCTTTTTAAAGGAGAGGATGGGGACCGATATCGCCCCGGAATCGGGTATCGGCATCAAGCCCATCAGCCCCGGAAATACAAAGCGGCTGGTTGCCAGCGCCATAAAATACGCCATTGAACAGGGATATTCCAGTGTGACCCTCATGCACAAGGGGAACATCATGAAGTTCACCGAGGGGGCCTTCAGCACCTGGGGCTATGCGGTGGCAAAGGAGCAGTTTGCCGACAGGGTGATCACCGAGGCCGAACTCTACGAAAAGTACGACGGGGTCCGGCCCGAAGGCAAAATCATCATCAAGGACCGGATTGCGGACATGCTGTTTCAGCAGGTGCTGCTGCGGCCCGACGAGTACGGCGTCATTGCCACGCCCAACCTGAACGGCGATTATATTTCCGACGCGCTGGCGGCCCAGGTGGGCGGTCTGGGCATGGCGCCGGGCGCAAACATCGGTGACGAATGCGCGGTATTCGAGGCCACCCACGGCACAGCGCCCAAATATGCGGGACTGGACAAGGTCAACCCCAGCTCGCTGATTCTGTCCGGAGCCATGATGCTTGACTACATGGGCTGGCATGAGGCCGCAACGCTCATCCGGGACGGCATCGCCGCCACCATCAAGGCCGGTACCGTGACCTATGATCTCGCCCGCCAGATCAGCGGCGCTACGGAGAAGAAGTGTTCCGAATTTGCTGACGGCATCGTCAGCAGCATGAAATCCCTTTAA
- the rlmB gene encoding 23S rRNA (guanosine(2251)-2'-O)-methyltransferase RlmB, whose translation MKTEILFGVHPVAEALRAGRREISEILMAGGRSSPRSEAIANQAAALKIPVRTVSSKKLTALTGSDFHQGIAACVSPYPYVGIGDILRPAEPFLLILDSVVDTHNLGALIRTALCAGINGVIIPKDRAASPSPAVSKASAGALEHMAIVRETNLVNVIRELKAARIWIAGLDMAGDQTLYKGNLTGPLALVVGGEEKGIRPLVRKQCDFLLSIPQEGPLNSLNASVAGAVVMYEAYRQRCHSA comes from the coding sequence ATGAAAACGGAAATTCTTTTCGGGGTTCATCCGGTTGCGGAGGCGCTCCGGGCCGGGCGGCGGGAGATTTCTGAGATACTGATGGCCGGTGGCAGATCATCCCCCCGGTCTGAGGCCATTGCGAATCAGGCGGCGGCGCTGAAAATTCCGGTCCGGACGGTTTCGTCCAAAAAACTGACCGCCCTTACCGGGTCTGATTTTCATCAGGGAATCGCCGCCTGTGTCAGTCCGTATCCCTATGTCGGCATCGGGGATATTCTGAGACCGGCAGAGCCGTTTCTGCTGATCCTCGACAGCGTGGTGGACACCCATAATCTGGGCGCGCTGATCCGCACGGCCCTGTGTGCCGGAATAAACGGCGTGATCATCCCCAAAGACCGGGCCGCATCGCCCTCGCCTGCCGTGTCCAAAGCCTCTGCCGGTGCGCTGGAGCATATGGCGATTGTCCGGGAGACCAATCTGGTCAACGTTATCAGGGAGCTGAAAGCCGCCCGTATCTGGATTGCGGGTCTGGATATGGCCGGGGATCAGACCCTCTACAAAGGCAATCTCACCGGCCCGCTGGCCCTGGTGGTGGGGGGAGAGGAAAAGGGCATCCGTCCGCTGGTGCGGAAACAGTGTGACTTCCTGCTCTCCATTCCCCAGGAAGGTCCGCTCAATTCGCTGAACGCCTCGGTGGCCGGGGCTGTGGTCATGTATGAGGCGTATCGGCAGCGGTGTCATTCCGCATGA
- the gmk gene encoding guanylate kinase — MAAPSHPNGRKGNLFIVSAPSGAGKTTLCSAVLNHFGDIRYSISHTTRPPRGSEQNGVEYHFTTRAAFIADIDAGMWAEWAEVHGNYYGTSARVLDQTLGDGQDILLDIDVQGAFQIVERYPDAVTIFIMPPDFEALRSRMENRGTDSPEVIARRLENARGEIARKDRYRHIIVNDMLKTAVAEMIAVMARYRQR, encoded by the coding sequence ATGGCGGCGCCTTCACACCCGAACGGCAGAAAGGGCAATCTGTTTATCGTCTCTGCCCCTTCCGGCGCCGGGAAAACCACCCTGTGCAGCGCGGTCCTGAACCATTTCGGCGATATCCGGTATTCCATATCCCACACCACCCGGCCTCCGCGTGGCAGTGAACAGAACGGCGTGGAATACCATTTCACCACCAGAGCGGCCTTTATCGCGGATATCGACGCCGGGATGTGGGCCGAATGGGCCGAGGTTCACGGCAATTATTACGGCACATCGGCACGGGTGCTGGACCAGACCCTGGGCGACGGGCAGGATATCCTGCTCGATATCGACGTACAGGGGGCGTTCCAGATCGTTGAACGTTATCCCGATGCCGTGACGATCTTTATCATGCCCCCGGACTTTGAAGCCCTCAGATCCCGCATGGAAAACAGAGGGACCGACAGCCCGGAGGTCATCGCACGGCGTCTGGAAAATGCCAGGGGTGAGATCGCCCGGAAAGACCGGTACCGCCACATTATTGTCAATGATATGCTGAAAACCGCCGTTGCTGAGATGATCGCCGTCATGGCCCGATACCGGCAGCGCTGA
- a CDS encoding DUF370 domain-containing protein — translation MEQTLLNIGFGSTVVADRVVAIVSPNSAPMKRLKDEAKEDRRLVDATHGRRTRSIIIMDSNHVVLSAIQAETISQRYISAVREAKTPGEEN, via the coding sequence ATGGAGCAGACGCTGTTAAACATCGGCTTCGGCAGCACGGTGGTGGCGGACCGGGTGGTGGCGATCGTGTCGCCCAACTCCGCCCCCATGAAGCGCCTCAAGGATGAGGCAAAAGAGGACCGGCGTCTGGTGGACGCGACCCATGGCCGCAGAACCCGCTCCATCATCATCATGGACAGCAATCATGTGGTGCTGTCTGCCATCCAGGCGGAAACCATCTCGCAGCGTTACATTTCGGCTGTCAGAGAGGCAAAAACACCCGGAGAGGAAAACTGA
- a CDS encoding YicC/YloC family endoribonuclease, translating to MIRSMTAFARAEKTEGELGVSAEIRAVNSRYLDVNLRLPHNYLALEEKVKNLISAKLARGRVEIKVKVTDPSEAACAFEVDETKAASYHQALIRLREQFGIAAPVALEDLARVQGVIRPAEIEIDTDAHWPVIESCINMALDELNAMREKEGAFLARDFETRLKGIEDAIVEIDAASDGLPEHYQERLKERITALTRGLVEIDPGRIAQEAAFLADRSDISEEIVRSRSHIQQFRTIMAKEDSVGRKLNFLLQEFNREFNTMGSKTGNSDISHIIVALKSELEKIREQVQNVE from the coding sequence ATGATCAGAAGTATGACCGCATTTGCCAGGGCGGAGAAAACCGAGGGGGAACTGGGTGTCAGTGCCGAGATCCGGGCCGTCAACAGCCGGTATCTCGACGTAAACCTTCGGCTTCCCCATAACTATCTGGCCCTGGAAGAGAAGGTGAAAAACCTGATTTCGGCAAAGCTGGCCAGAGGCCGGGTTGAAATCAAAGTAAAAGTGACAGACCCGTCCGAGGCCGCCTGTGCCTTTGAGGTGGATGAGACCAAAGCGGCCTCGTATCATCAGGCCCTGATCCGGCTCAGAGAACAGTTCGGCATCGCCGCGCCGGTCGCTCTGGAGGATCTGGCCCGGGTTCAGGGTGTGATCCGGCCTGCTGAGATTGAGATCGACACCGACGCTCACTGGCCGGTGATCGAATCCTGCATCAACATGGCCCTGGATGAGCTGAACGCCATGCGGGAAAAAGAGGGGGCCTTCCTTGCCCGCGATTTTGAAACGCGCCTGAAAGGGATTGAAGACGCCATCGTGGAGATCGACGCCGCATCCGACGGGCTGCCGGAGCATTATCAGGAGCGCCTGAAGGAGCGGATCACCGCACTGACCCGCGGTCTGGTGGAGATCGACCCGGGCCGGATTGCCCAGGAGGCCGCTTTTCTGGCGGACCGGAGCGATATCTCCGAGGAGATTGTCCGCTCCAGAAGCCATATTCAGCAGTTCCGGACCATCATGGCCAAAGAGGATTCCGTCGGGCGAAAGCTTAACTTTCTCCTGCAGGAGTTTAACCGGGAATTCAACACAATGGGGTCCAAAACGGGAAATTCTGATATTTCCCACATCATTGTGGCGCTGAAATCCGAGCTTGAGAAAATCCGTGAACAGGTACAGAACGTGGAATAA
- a CDS encoding HAD family hydrolase, with amino-acid sequence MITEIEAIIFDMDGVIVDTEYLHIKAADRACRAYDITVPRSVWYQFVGKPDKAAFAHVVKTLTDGTVVTSETLAALKDRHYSALLTDHIRPVPGALDFIRSARPRFRMGLATSGIRQDQARVFELLGLNGLFDAVITVEDVVNGKPHPEPYLRAAERLGVLPAKSLVIEDAVNGIYAAKAAGCKAVGITTSFPPDVLRKAGADAVVDGFEALFTALGFSDRCLADDKKK; translated from the coding sequence ATGATCACAGAGATTGAAGCGATTATTTTTGACATGGACGGCGTGATCGTCGATACGGAATACCTCCACATAAAGGCGGCGGACAGGGCCTGCCGGGCCTATGATATCACGGTCCCCCGGTCGGTGTGGTATCAGTTTGTGGGCAAGCCCGATAAGGCGGCTTTCGCCCATGTGGTTAAAACCCTGACGGACGGAACGGTCGTCACCTCTGAAACCCTTGCCGCGCTCAAGGACCGGCACTATTCGGCGCTGCTCACAGACCACATCCGCCCGGTTCCCGGGGCCCTGGATTTCATCCGGTCGGCCCGGCCCCGGTTCCGCATGGGGCTGGCAACCTCCGGCATCCGGCAGGATCAGGCACGGGTGTTTGAGCTGCTCGGCCTCAATGGCCTTTTCGACGCCGTCATTACGGTTGAGGATGTGGTCAACGGCAAGCCCCACCCGGAACCGTATCTCAGAGCGGCTGAACGGCTGGGGGTTTTGCCCGCAAAATCCCTGGTGATCGAAGATGCGGTCAACGGGATTTACGCGGCAAAGGCCGCAGGCTGCAAAGCGGTGGGCATCACCACCTCTTTTCCCCCGGACGTCCTCAGAAAAGCCGGGGCCGATGCAGTGGTAGACGGTTTTGAGGCGCTTTTTACGGCACTGGGATTTTCAGACCGGTGCCTTGCAGATGACAAAAAGAAATAA
- a CDS encoding DUF4416 family protein, producing MSIPRPPQPAKLITGLFMKDKTLLPPVAEALCGEFGPADLVSAWLPFDYTGYYETEMGTPLFRRMLSFRTLIEQDALPDIKHFTNALEKNYSDAGRRRINIDPGYMILSRFVLATGKNFAHRIYVGRGIYADLTLIYAKGGFQPLPWTYPDYSDQPMTAYLAQVRKRYVNDLDTA from the coding sequence ATGAGTATACCCCGCCCGCCGCAGCCGGCAAAGCTGATCACAGGGCTGTTTATGAAAGACAAAACCCTGCTCCCTCCTGTTGCCGAAGCCCTGTGCGGGGAATTCGGCCCTGCGGATCTGGTCAGCGCATGGCTGCCCTTTGACTACACGGGATACTATGAGACAGAGATGGGGACGCCCCTGTTCCGGCGGATGCTCTCTTTCAGGACGCTGATCGAACAGGATGCGCTGCCGGATATCAAACACTTCACCAACGCGCTGGAAAAAAACTATTCGGATGCGGGCCGGCGCCGGATCAATATCGATCCGGGCTACATGATTCTGTCACGATTTGTGCTGGCGACCGGCAAGAATTTCGCGCACCGGATCTATGTCGGCAGGGGGATTTACGCGGACCTGACCCTGATCTACGCCAAAGGCGGCTTCCAACCCCTGCCGTGGACCTATCCCGATTATTCGGACCAGCCCATGACCGCATACCTTGCCCAGGTGCGGAAACGCTATGTCAACGATCTGGACACTGCCTGA
- a CDS encoding Trm112 family protein → MAIDKELLEILACPKCKGEIHLNETGDGLICTACQLVYEIRDDIPIMLIDEAKPLAANSGQ, encoded by the coding sequence ATGGCAATCGATAAAGAACTACTGGAAATTCTGGCATGTCCGAAATGCAAGGGGGAGATTCATCTGAACGAAACCGGAGACGGGCTGATCTGCACGGCCTGTCAGCTGGTCTATGAGATCAGGGATGATATCCCCATCATGCTCATTGACGAGGCCAAACCGCTGGCAGCGAACAGTGGGCAGTAA
- a CDS encoding ShlB/FhaC/HecB family hemolysin secretion/activation protein, whose amino-acid sequence MKWHIILVIISTLLTTGTLGVQASELPERAAEEKPPLSSVENIFVRKIRLEGNTLFSAETLSAIIGPYENREVTAQALEELREKLTRYHIDNGYISSGAILPDQAVENGEITFRIIEGRLTGAEISGNQRLRTHYIRSRLRLDRDIGQSPLNIFTLRERLRLLRQDAHIRSISAELRPGLQQGEADLKVEIKEARPWQATFRFNNHNAPTIGPYRGEIGIRHNNLSGWGDTLAAGYALTEGLDEYFFTWAVPLNRRDTVLSIGFDRSETVVVTAPFEDLDIRSDTTTCTVSLRHPFYKTPSGELAAGISFENRQSESELLGEGFAFSEGAEPDGESEISVWRLSQEWIDRSYDQVIVARSAFGFGVDMLGATVRDSEPDGQFLTWLGQFHWIRRLKLLESKFLFRSALRLSDDPLPAMEKFAIGGSDTVRGYRENQITTDNGLIASAEWRVPVYQLRIPAISRNPEDGRIQICPFFDFGMGWNTESADPDPDNISSLGLGLRWDISDKFRAEIYWGHGLRDYDNSDEHDLQDDGIHFQIFAQVF is encoded by the coding sequence TTGAAATGGCACATCATCCTGGTAATTATCAGCACCCTTCTGACCACCGGAACACTCGGCGTCCAAGCTTCGGAACTGCCAGAGCGGGCTGCCGAAGAAAAGCCCCCCCTCTCCTCAGTGGAAAACATATTTGTTCGGAAGATCCGGCTGGAAGGCAACACCCTTTTTTCCGCCGAGACGCTTTCGGCGATCATCGGACCGTATGAAAACCGGGAGGTGACAGCCCAGGCACTTGAGGAACTCCGGGAAAAACTGACCCGTTACCATATTGACAACGGTTACATCAGTTCCGGCGCGATTCTGCCGGATCAGGCCGTGGAAAACGGGGAGATCACCTTCAGGATCATCGAGGGACGGCTGACAGGTGCGGAAATCAGCGGCAATCAGAGGCTCCGCACCCATTACATCCGCAGCAGGCTCCGGCTTGACCGGGACATCGGACAGTCCCCGCTCAACATCTTTACCCTCCGGGAACGCCTCCGACTGCTCAGACAGGATGCCCACATCCGAAGCATCAGTGCGGAACTCAGACCCGGCCTGCAACAGGGGGAGGCCGACCTGAAAGTGGAGATAAAAGAGGCCCGGCCCTGGCAGGCCACTTTCCGCTTCAACAACCACAACGCCCCCACCATCGGCCCGTACCGGGGCGAGATCGGCATCCGGCACAACAACCTTTCCGGCTGGGGCGACACCCTGGCGGCCGGCTATGCCCTGACCGAGGGGCTGGACGAATACTTCTTCACCTGGGCCGTTCCGCTCAATCGCCGGGATACGGTCCTGAGTATCGGATTTGATCGCTCGGAGACCGTCGTGGTCACCGCCCCCTTTGAAGATCTGGACATCAGAAGCGACACCACCACCTGCACCGTTTCCCTGCGCCATCCGTTTTACAAAACCCCTTCCGGAGAGCTGGCCGCAGGGATAAGCTTTGAGAACCGGCAGAGCGAAAGTGAGCTGCTGGGAGAGGGATTTGCCTTTTCCGAGGGGGCGGAGCCGGACGGGGAAAGCGAGATTTCGGTGTGGCGATTGTCCCAGGAATGGATCGACCGGAGCTATGATCAGGTCATCGTGGCCCGCTCCGCCTTCGGTTTCGGCGTTGACATGCTGGGGGCAACGGTCCGTGATTCTGAGCCGGACGGGCAGTTTCTGACCTGGCTGGGGCAGTTTCACTGGATTCGGCGGCTGAAGCTTCTGGAAAGCAAGTTCCTGTTCCGCTCGGCCCTGCGGCTGTCAGATGACCCGCTTCCGGCAATGGAAAAATTTGCCATCGGCGGGTCCGACACGGTGCGGGGGTATCGGGAAAATCAGATCACCACGGATAACGGCCTGATCGCATCGGCGGAATGGCGTGTTCCGGTATATCAGCTGCGGATACCCGCGATCAGCCGGAACCCGGAAGACGGCAGGATCCAGATCTGCCCCTTTTTTGACTTTGGCATGGGCTGGAACACGGAAAGCGCGGACCCGGACCCGGACAATATTTCGAGCCTGGGCCTGGGCCTGCGATGGGATATCAGCGACAAATTCCGGGCGGAAATTTACTGGGGCCACGGGCTGCGGGATTATGACAATTCCGATGAGCATGACCTTCAGGACGACGGGATTCACTTTCAGATCTTCGCCCAGGTCTTTTGA
- a CDS encoding archease, whose product MTDHTADLGIRVFGQDLQALFADAAHALSDLITDVSRLDGSETREFHISGDDWPDLMVNWLREALYLWTGEEMLIRRAEVLSMSEYALHARVSCDPYAPDLHTIRHEIKAVTYHDIRVDRFSKGWEAQIIFDT is encoded by the coding sequence ATGACTGATCACACGGCAGATCTGGGCATCCGGGTGTTCGGACAGGATCTGCAGGCCCTGTTTGCGGATGCGGCCCACGCCCTGTCTGACCTGATCACAGACGTGAGCCGCCTTGACGGCAGCGAAACCCGTGAGTTTCATATCAGCGGTGATGACTGGCCCGATCTTATGGTGAACTGGCTGCGCGAGGCCCTTTACCTCTGGACCGGCGAGGAGATGCTGATCCGGCGGGCCGAGGTGCTGTCCATGTCCGAATACGCCCTGCACGCAAGGGTATCATGTGATCCCTATGCCCCTGATCTTCACACGATCCGCCACGAAATCAAGGCCGTGACCTATCACGATATCCGGGTGGACCGTTTTTCCAAAGGCTGGGAAGCACAGATCATATTCGACACATAG
- the msrA gene encoding peptide-methionine (S)-S-oxide reductase MsrA — translation MKMLIIIFTLVLTVFVLAGQFGTIHADNKKKKTGPMPDNARKAIFAGGCFWCMQPPFDKREGVISTTVGYAGGTRENPTYEAVSSGKTRHAEAVEVIYDPDRISYAELLDIFWRNIDPTSPNRQFADAGPQYRTAIFYHDETQKQQAGASADALRKSGKYGDSPIVTEIVPATPFYRAEEYHQKYYQKNPFRYKLYRRGSGRDQYLKGVWGDTD, via the coding sequence ATGAAAATGCTGATCATCATATTTACCCTGGTGCTGACGGTGTTTGTGCTGGCAGGCCAGTTCGGAACGATCCATGCGGACAATAAGAAAAAGAAAACCGGGCCGATGCCGGACAATGCCCGTAAGGCGATCTTTGCCGGCGGCTGTTTCTGGTGTATGCAGCCGCCCTTTGATAAGCGGGAAGGGGTCATTTCCACAACGGTCGGCTATGCCGGCGGCACACGGGAAAACCCCACTTACGAGGCGGTGTCATCGGGAAAAACCCGCCACGCCGAGGCCGTTGAAGTGATCTACGATCCCGACCGGATCAGCTATGCCGAACTTCTGGATATTTTCTGGCGCAATATCGATCCCACCTCCCCGAACCGCCAGTTTGCCGATGCCGGGCCACAGTACCGGACCGCCATATTTTACCATGACGAGACACAGAAACAGCAGGCCGGGGCCTCCGCAGACGCGCTCCGGAAATCCGGGAAATATGGCGATAGCCCCATTGTCACCGAAATCGTCCCGGCCACCCCGTTCTACCGGGCGGAGGAATATCATCAGAAGTATTACCAGAAGAATCCTTTCCGGTATAAACTCTATCGCCGGGGTTCCGGGCGGGATCAGTATCTGAAAGGGGTGTGGGGAGATACGGATTAA
- a CDS encoding arylesterase, giving the protein MKKALIPILLCMGLFLGWRIFSPDAYEIRNTTPSGENIICFGDSLTYGTGASEGMDYPARLSEMLGSDVINAGVPGDTTDMALRRLEADVLSRSPRIVLITLGGNDLRNGISKKQAFRNLGHIVAAIQEQGALVVIGGISIPFWGRGFGDAYETLARETGAVLIPNIFEGIMGNSGRMSDSIHPNDAGYALMAENFHAALSPYIR; this is encoded by the coding sequence ATGAAAAAAGCACTGATCCCCATCCTCCTCTGCATGGGACTTTTTCTGGGGTGGCGTATATTCTCCCCGGATGCCTATGAGATCCGAAACACAACGCCGTCGGGCGAAAATATCATCTGCTTCGGCGACAGCCTCACCTATGGTACGGGTGCGTCAGAGGGTATGGATTATCCGGCCCGGCTTTCGGAAATGCTCGGCAGCGACGTGATCAACGCGGGCGTTCCCGGTGACACGACGGACATGGCCCTGAGGCGGCTTGAGGCGGATGTGCTGTCCCGGTCGCCCCGGATCGTTCTGATCACGCTGGGGGGAAATGACCTCAGGAACGGGATCTCCAAAAAGCAGGCGTTCCGGAATCTCGGTCACATCGTGGCGGCCATTCAGGAACAGGGAGCGCTGGTGGTCATCGGGGGCATCAGTATCCCCTTCTGGGGGCGGGGCTTCGGAGACGCCTACGAAACGCTGGCCCGGGAAACCGGTGCGGTGCTGATTCCGAATATTTTTGAGGGCATCATGGGCAACAGCGGGCGGATGAGCGACTCCATTCACCCCAACGACGCGGGATATGCCCTCATGGCTGAAAATTTCCATGCGGCCCTCAGTCCCTATATCCGGTAA
- a CDS encoding ferritin: MLSKKMEAALNEQINAELYSSYMYMAMSAYFDNGGLKGFAQWMKAQAQEEQYHAEKFYNYITGQGGRVVLGAIDAPPAEWASTLAAFEAVLAHEQKVTGLIHNLVNLAIEENDHATRNCLGWFVDEQVEEEDSVRAVIDELRLIGDTGGGIFMLNRELGQRTFSPPAPAE, translated from the coding sequence ATGCTGTCGAAAAAAATGGAAGCAGCCCTGAACGAACAGATTAATGCCGAACTCTATTCATCTTACATGTATATGGCCATGTCCGCCTATTTTGACAACGGGGGGCTGAAGGGATTTGCCCAGTGGATGAAGGCGCAGGCCCAGGAAGAACAGTATCATGCTGAAAAATTTTACAATTACATCACCGGACAGGGGGGGCGGGTTGTCCTCGGCGCCATTGACGCGCCGCCTGCGGAATGGGCGTCAACGCTGGCCGCATTTGAGGCGGTTCTGGCCCATGAGCAGAAGGTCACCGGCCTGATCCATAATCTGGTCAATCTCGCCATTGAGGAGAACGATCATGCCACCCGGAACTGCCTTGGCTGGTTTGTGGATGAGCAGGTGGAGGAAGAGGACAGCGTCCGGGCGGTGATTGACGAACTGAGGCTGATCGGCGACACCGGCGGCGGCATCTTCATGCTGAACCGTGAGTTGGGGCAGCGCACTTTTTCGCCCCCGGCCCCCGCAGAATAA